Genomic DNA from Streptomyces sp. NBC_01571:
CCGCCTTCCAGAACACCCCGCTCACCAAGGTCGCGCTGAGCGGCGGCACCTTCCACGGCCGGCTGACCGGCGAGGACCGCATGGACTTCGCGGCCGCGCAACTCGCCGCGGGCGACCGCTCGCTGGTCTACACGTACTACGCCGAGGTGGACGGCAAGGGCCACCGGTTCGGTGTCGACTCGGACCCCTGGCGCGGCCAGCTGATGTACGTCGACCGGCTGGTCCAGCGTCTCGCCGAGCAGCTGCCGCCGCGCTCCGCGCTGTACGTCACCGCGGACCACGGCATGATCGACATCCCGTTCGACGAGCAGCACCGCATCGACTTCGACGAGGACTGGGAGCTGCGTGCCGGGGTCGCCCTGCTCGGCGGCGAGGGCCGGGCCCGGCACGTGTACGCGGTCCGGGGCGCCGAGGCGGACGTCCTGACCTGCTGGCGGGAGGTGCTCGGCGAGCAGTTCTGGGTGGCCTCGCGCGACGAGGCGATCGCGGCGGGCTGGTTCGGACCCCATGTCGACGAACGGGTGTACGCCCGTATCGGCGATGTCGTCGCGGCGGCCCGGGACGACGTCCTGATCATCGCGACCGAACGGGAGCCGAACGAGTCCGCGATGGTCGGCAACCACGGTTCCATGACACCGGCGGAACAGCACGTCCCGCTCCTGGAAGTACGTTCCTGACCCTCTCCGTCCTCCCCCCCTTCTCGCCGAAAGGTGCTCAACTCCCCATGCCCGAGCTGGTGTTCTTCTCCGGAACGATGGACTGCGGGAAGTCGACGCTGGCTCTGCAGATCGAGCACAACCGTTCGGCCCGGGGCCTGCAGGGCATGATCTTCACGCGCGACGACCGCGCGGGCGAGGGCAAGCTCTCCTCACGCCTGGGTCTGGTCACTGACGCGGTGGAGGTCGCCGACGACCAGGACCTGTACGCGTACCTCGTCGAACACCTCTCGCAGGGCGGCCGCGCGGACTACGTGATCGCCGACGAGGCCCAGTTCCTGGCCCCCGGGCAGATCGACCAACTGGCCCGTGTGGTCGACGAACTGGACATCGACGTCTTCGCGTTCGGCATCACCACCGACTTCCGCTCCAAGCTCTTCCCCGGCTCGCAGCGCCTGGTGGAGCTGGCCGACCGGGTGGAGGTCCTCCAGGTCGAGGCCCTGTGCTGGTGCGGTGCCCGTGCCACCCACAACGCCCGCACGATAGGCGGCGAAATGGTCGTCGAGGGCGCCCAGGTGGTCGTCGGCGACGTCAACCAGGCGGAGAACGTGGGCTACGAGGTCCTGTGCCGTCGCCACCACCGCCGCCGGATGACGGCGGCAACCGCCCGCGCGGGCGCCCTCTCCCCGGACGTGCTCCCGATCGCCTCCGTCTGACCTCGTCGGGGTCGCCTCCGCGGGCCGTCCACCGGAGCGTCCGGCCGTCCACCGGAGCGTCCGGCCGCCCGATGAACCGTCCGCTCCGGCGGGCCCGTCAGCGGTCGGTGTGGATGACCGAGAACACCGCGCCCTCCGGATCCGCCACCGTGGCCACGCGCCCGTAGGCCGAGTCGTGGGCGGCCCTGAGGACGTGCCCGCCGAGCTCGGCGACCTGGGTGGTGGCGGCGTCGACATCCGTGACCTCGAAGTACGTCAGCCAGTGCGGCCCGCGATCGCGGGGCAGGCCGTGACCGACGCCGTGGATGCCCGCGACCGCGCGACCGCCCGACTGGAGGGTCACATAGTCGAAGTCGGCCGAGACGACGGGCTCCAGCTCGTGCCCGAAGACCCCCTGGTAGAACTTGACGACACTCTCGGTGTCGCGGGTCACCAGCTCGATCCACGCAGGTGTGCCGTGCACCCCGATGATCCCGGTGCCCAGATGGGCCGCCGCCTGCCAGATCCCGAAGACGGCGCCGGTCGGGTCCAGACCGATCGCCAGCCGCCCGGCATCGCCCGCGTCGAGCGGACCCACACCCACGGTGCCACCGCAGTGCCGTACCGATTCGGCAGTCTGGTTCACGTCGTCCGAGGCGAAGTACGGCGTCCAGGCGATCGACAGATGCTGGTCGGGCGGCATCTGGCCGATGCCCGCCACCTCGTGACCGTCCAACAGGGCCCGCGCGGAGGGGCCGAGCTGCCGCGGGCCCGGTTCGAACTCCCAGCCGAACAGCTCTCCGTAGAACTCCTGGGTCGTGTCCATTGCGTGCACCATCAGGCTCACCCAGCAGGGAACGCCGGGCGCGTGCCGAGTGTGCGTTGTGCCGTTCAGGCCGGCCGGCCCCCGTGCCTCGGTCATCGTCACTCTCTTCTCGGCCACTCGCGGTGGCCGTTCACCTTCCGCCTACCAACACGCGTACCGCAGCCGCGCGCGTGCACGCCCCGTGTCGATGCTCGCACTACCCGTCACCCTGCGCGCCCTGGCCGCACCGTCATGTCGCGGTCCACTGCGGGAGGATGCCCGATGTGCCGTTTCCCGTCCGTTTCCGCACCATTGCCGCAGGGTGTCCATCGGCTGTACAGCACGTGCCCGATCCCGTACGCCTCGTGATCGGACCTGTCCGGCCGAGCAGAGTAGCCGGAGCTGGACGCCGGGGCCACCCCGTACGCGAGGATGGTGGCCATGAACGCCATCATCTCCGCCTCCGAACTCGCGAGCGATCTGGCGGGACCGAACCCGCCGGTCGTGCTCGACATCCGCTGGCAGCTCTCCCTGGCCAAGGCCGACGGGGCCGCGCCCTTCGACGGCCGGGCCGCCTACGAGGCAGGCCACATCCCAGGTGCGGTCTACGTCGATCTGGACACCGAATTGGCCGGAAAGGCGGGTGACGCCGGCCGTCATCCGTTGCCCGACCCCGAGGTCTTCGGCGCGGCGATGCGGGCCGCCGGCGTGTCCGAGGACCGCGATGTCGTCGTGTACGACGGCGGTGTCGGTTGGGCCGCGGCGCGCGCCTGGTGGCTGCTGGGCTGGACGGGTCACCCGTCGGTGCGTGTGCTGGACGGCGGCCTGGCCGCGTGGAGCGGGCCGTTGTCCACCGAGGTCCCCCCGCCCGCCGCCGGAAGCTTCGTCCCCGTGCCGGGAGCCCGTTCGCTGCTGGACGCGGACGGAGCCGCGGCGCTCGCCCGCACGGGGCTGCTGCTCGACGCGAGGGCGGGTGAGCGCTACCGGGGCGAGGTGGAGCCGATCGACCCCGTGGGCGGTCACATCCCGGGCGCGGTGTCCGCGCCGACCACGGAGAACGTCACGGAGAGCGGGGAGTTCAGGCCCGCCGCCGAGCTGGCCGACCGCTTCAAGTCCCTGGGGGTGACCGGCACTTCGGAGGTCGGCGTCTACTGCGGCTCGGGCGTCTCGGCCGCTCACCAGGTGCTGGCGCTCGCCGTCGCGGGCATTCCGGCCGCTCTGTACGTGGGTTCGTGGTCGGAGTGGTCCCGGGACGGGAACCGTCCGGTCGCCGTGGGGCCCGACCCCCAGTGACGACGACGGGGCCCGCACCGATCCGGACGCTGATCCGGTGTGGGCCCCGTCGCTCGTACGAGTGACCGGCCGAGCGGCCGGTGGTCGCGTTCCGGCCGCGTCCGGACTCCCGTCCCGCCGCTTCAAGCCGGCTTCTTCATTCAGTCCTGCTTCTTGCGCCGGGTGCCGAAGACGATCTCGTCCCAGCTCGGTACCGCCGCTCTGCGGCCGGGGCGGACGCCGTCGGCCTCGGCCTGGCGGTCGGTCGCGCCGACCAGACGGTCGCGGTGGCTCCCGACCGAGCGGGGCATCAGGACGTCCGCGTAGGCGGAACCGGCGCCGGCCGAGGCGGCGGGAGCCGGGGGCTCCTCCGTCTCGGGCTCCGG
This window encodes:
- a CDS encoding alkaline phosphatase family protein, giving the protein MALSTWEHPEPLAIGSAPVPEYGAGSLADLLPTLAAGMSVPGMTAAIPELTGADRNCVFLIDGLGWEQLKAHPDEAPFMASLLASSRGGTGRPITAGYPATTATSLASVGTGLPPGAHGLPGYTVRNPGTGELMNQLRWTPWTQPRTWQPHPTVFELADAAGVHTAQVSSPAFQNTPLTKVALSGGTFHGRLTGEDRMDFAAAQLAAGDRSLVYTYYAEVDGKGHRFGVDSDPWRGQLMYVDRLVQRLAEQLPPRSALYVTADHGMIDIPFDEQHRIDFDEDWELRAGVALLGGEGRARHVYAVRGAEADVLTCWREVLGEQFWVASRDEAIAAGWFGPHVDERVYARIGDVVAAARDDVLIIATEREPNESAMVGNHGSMTPAEQHVPLLEVRS
- a CDS encoding thymidine kinase codes for the protein MPELVFFSGTMDCGKSTLALQIEHNRSARGLQGMIFTRDDRAGEGKLSSRLGLVTDAVEVADDQDLYAYLVEHLSQGGRADYVIADEAQFLAPGQIDQLARVVDELDIDVFAFGITTDFRSKLFPGSQRLVELADRVEVLQVEALCWCGARATHNARTIGGEMVVEGAQVVVGDVNQAENVGYEVLCRRHHRRRMTAATARAGALSPDVLPIASV
- a CDS encoding VOC family protein — protein: MTEARGPAGLNGTTHTRHAPGVPCWVSLMVHAMDTTQEFYGELFGWEFEPGPRQLGPSARALLDGHEVAGIGQMPPDQHLSIAWTPYFASDDVNQTAESVRHCGGTVGVGPLDAGDAGRLAIGLDPTGAVFGIWQAAAHLGTGIIGVHGTPAWIELVTRDTESVVKFYQGVFGHELEPVVSADFDYVTLQSGGRAVAGIHGVGHGLPRDRGPHWLTYFEVTDVDAATTQVAELGGHVLRAAHDSAYGRVATVADPEGAVFSVIHTDR
- a CDS encoding sulfurtransferase, translating into MNAIISASELASDLAGPNPPVVLDIRWQLSLAKADGAAPFDGRAAYEAGHIPGAVYVDLDTELAGKAGDAGRHPLPDPEVFGAAMRAAGVSEDRDVVVYDGGVGWAAARAWWLLGWTGHPSVRVLDGGLAAWSGPLSTEVPPPAAGSFVPVPGARSLLDADGAAALARTGLLLDARAGERYRGEVEPIDPVGGHIPGAVSAPTTENVTESGEFRPAAELADRFKSLGVTGTSEVGVYCGSGVSAAHQVLALAVAGIPAALYVGSWSEWSRDGNRPVAVGPDPQ